A section of the Cydia splendana chromosome 1, ilCydSple1.2, whole genome shotgun sequence genome encodes:
- the LOC134793131 gene encoding large ribosomal subunit protein mL38, producing MLNSLRRACMPNVQLQQVRLGHRIRGKAPIFCRTLKERLDELNYKDELYTTRIDIGFPRPKNSSSELRDARIERMKKVKADKNLEQLARNHKLKVDLSEVRKEWLNTQGPNHKKQVADHYGIYEHLYGEGYFVPYKNLEVLYELKDGSSLPVYCGNVIKPAEALNPPTVAFESDGNTMWTLVMSSLDGHLNENDKEYVHWFVANIPGNFIEKGDSVVEYLQPFPLKGTGYHRYSFVLYKQDGRITYDIPQVTSTSPLAARTFETREWYQKYQDKITPAGLAFYQTDWDYTVKDFFHNVLDKKEPVYEYDFPEAYIKPQTKYPKKEPFNIYMDKYRDPKKINKEYLLRKLKDENPFQKPAPPLRFPNAHPMPKDMPSWLKLHEKKIRLKWGRVNDV from the exons ATGCTGAACTCGCTTCGAAGGGCTTGCATGCCCAATGTACAGCTGCAACAAGTTAGGTTAGGGCACAGGATCCGTGGTAAAGCTCCCATATTCTGCCGAACCTTGAAGGAAAGATTAGATGAATTAAATTATAAGGATGAGCTTTACACCACTCGAATCGACATCGGATTTCCTCGGCCTAA aaATTCGTCCTCAGAATTGAGAGACGCACGCATTGAGCGCATGAAAAAAGTAAAAGCTGACAAGAATTTAGAACAGTTGGCTCGCAATCACAAACTAAAAGTGGATTTGAGTGAAGTCAGGAAAGAATGGCTGAATACTCAGGGCCCAAATCATAAAAAACAAGTAGCTGATCATTATGGTATCTATGAACATCTTTATGGCGAAGGGTACTTTGTGCCGTACAAGAATCTTGAGGTACTGTATGAGCTGAAAGATGGCAGTTCCTTGCCGGTGTATTGTGGGAATGTTATAAAACCTGCAGAAGCTCTGAACCCTCCCACTGTTGCGTTTGAATCAGATGGAAACACTATGTGGACGTTAGTTATGTCAAGCCTAGATGGACATTTAAATGAGAATGACAAGGAATATGTGCATTGGTTTGTTGCTAACATTCCTGGCAATTTTATTGAAAAGGGTGACAGCGTAGTGGAATATTTGCAACCATTTCCCTTGAAGGGCACAGGATATCACAGATATTCCTTTGTGCTGTATAAACAGGATGGAAGAATAACTTATGACATCCCTCAAG TGACATCCACGTCTCCCCTAGCAGCACGCACATTTGAGACTCGTGAATGGTACCAAAAGTACCAGGACAAGATCACCCCGGCAGGTCTGGCCTTCTACCAAACTGATTGGGACTACACCGTTAAAGACTTTTTCCACAATGTACTTGACAAGAAGGAACCAG TATATGAATATGATTTCCCGGAGGCCTACATCAAGCCCCAAACAAAATATCCAAAGAAGGAACCGTTCAACATCTACATGGACAAGTACCGTGACCCTAAAAAGATCAACAAGGAGTACTTGCTACGTAAACTTAAGGACGAGAATCCCTTCCAGAAACCGGCGCCTCCACTCAG aTTCCCCAATGCCCATCCAATGCCGAAGGACATGCCTTCGTGGCTCAAGTTGCACGAAAAGAAGATTCGGCTGAAGTGGGGAAGAGTCAATGATGtctaa
- the LOC134793230 gene encoding lysine-specific demethylase 5-like: MDSKIIQKNAMQKTAEFTFTAPPEAPVFEPTAEEFMDPLGYIAKIRPVAEKTGICKIKPPARWQPPFSLDVDKLKFVPRIQKVNELEAITRLKLLFLEKILKFWDLQGSPLKIPMIENKTLDLYCLKFWVDEEGGFENCNTPKKWRKIAHSMGYSQNANTMNFLRNNYDKILLPYDIFEKSKADILKTVKKTELKDENDVNKAHTFREISLESIKKLKEEEEENEKPHTSIKKMKTGSDIKSDVDISGTKTENKPESEEIKCNRELRRLACYGPGPKMPGLNDEEFDITKSRKRPRYEMDPLAIYTCAICQKDHRDDLLLICNGCSDTYHTFCLKPPLSTVPEGDWRCPCCIAEEVHKPAEAFGFAQAEREYTLQQFGEMADKFKSDYFGMSGHLVPTSVAEKEFWRIISSVEEDVTVEYGADLHSMDHGSGFPTKSSLNLYPGDQEYVDSGWNLNNLPVLNGSVLRFINADISGMTVPWMYVGMCFSAFCWHNEDHWSYSINYLHWGEAKTWYGVPGSGAELLEKAMKAAAPDLFQSQPDLLHQLVTIMNPNILMAAGVPIYRTDQQAGEFVVTFPRAYHAGFNQGYNFAEAVNFAPPDWLKVGRDCITHYKNLKRFCVFSHDELICKMALEGDRLDLETALETQKELVQAARDEGHLRALMATKGLKNVCRTAFELLGDDERLCEVCKTTCFLSSVYCGNCKFMACLSHAEDACNCPLEQKTLNYRYDMDELHIMLQTIDFRVNSFDKWMTETKNILLPTAPDIGRLQKLKNLVDEADELKIPKCSLLSQLKEEYTKASDNVEPIVIELDDD, from the coding sequence atggatagcaaaattatacaaaaaaatgcCATGCAGAAAACAGCCGAGTTTACTTTTACGGCGCCGCCTGAGGCTCCTGTGTTTGAGCCCACGGCCGAAGAGTTCATGGATCCACTCGGCTATATCGCCAAAATTCGGCCCGTCGCGGAAAAGACCGGAATATGCAAAATAAAGCCCCCAGCACGATGGCAACCACCATTTTCGTTAGATGTAGACAAATTGAAATTTGTCCCACGGATTCAGAAAGTTAACGAGTTGGAAGCCATTACGCGATTGAAACTTTTGTTTCTTGAAAAAATTTTGAAATTCTGGGATCTCCAAGGCTCTCCTCTTAAAATACCAATGATAGAAAACAAAACTTTGGATTTGTACTGTCTTAAATTCTGGGTTGATGAAGAGGGCGGTTTTGAAAATTGCAATACTCCGAAAAAGTGGCGTAAGATAGCTCATTCCATGGGATACAGTCAGAATGCAAACACAATGAATTTTCTCagaaataattatgataaaatcCTCCTGCCCTATGATATTTTTGAAAAGAGCAAAGCTGACATATTAAAAACTGTTAAAAAGACCGAATTAAAAGACGAAAATGATGTTAACAAAGCTCACACATTTCGAGAAATATCACTGGAatccataaaaaaattaaaagaggaagaagaagagaatgAAAAACCCCACACCAGTATTAAAAAGATGAAGACAGGGtcagatataaaatcagatgTGGACATCTCTGGAACTaaaacagaaaataaaccaGAAAGTGAAGAAATAAAGTGCAACAGAGAACTCAGAAGACTTGCTTGCTATGGTCCAGGTCCTAAAATGCCTGGATTGAATGATGAGGAATTTGATATAACCAAGTCAAGAAAAAGACCAAGATATGAAATGGACCCTTTAGCCATTTATACCTGTGCTATTTGCCAAAAAGACCATAGAGATGATCTGCTTCTGATTTGTAATGGCTGCTCAGACACTTATCACACCTTCTGCCTGAAACCCCCTCTCAGCACAGTACCAGAAGGAGACTGGCGTTGTCCCTGCTGTATAGCAGAAGAAGTCCACAAACCTGCTGAAGCCTTTGGGTTTGCTCAAGCTGAAAGAGAATATACTCTGCAGCAGTTTGGGGAAATGGCAGATAAATTCAAATCTGATTATTTCGGAATGTCAGGACATCTTGTGCCAACCAGTGTGGCTGAAAAAGAATTCTGGAGGATTATTTCATCAGTAGAAGAAGATGTAACCGTGGAGTATGGTGCAGATTTGCACTCAATGGATCATGGCTCTGGATTTCCAACAAAGTCTTCCTTAAATCTTTATCCAGGCGACCAGGAGTATGTGGACTCTGGATGGAATTTAAACAATCTTCCAGTGCTCAATGGCTCCGTGTTGAGATTCATCAATGCTGATATATCAGGCATGACAGTCCCATGGATGTATGTTGGCATGTGTTTTTCTGCTTTCTGCTGGCACAACGAAGACCACTGGAGCTATTCTATCAACTATTTACATTGGGGAGAAGCTAAAACTTGGTATGGAGTGCCAGGAAGTGGAGCAGAGCTTTTAGAGAAAGCCATGAAGGCAGCAGCCCCTGATCTCTTCCAATCTCAGCCAGATCTACTCCATCAACTAGTTACAATAATGAACCCAAACATCCTAATGGCTGCAGGAGTGCCCATCTACAGGACTGATCAGCAAGCAGGAGAGTTTGTTGTCACTTTTCCCAGAGCCTACCATGCAGGTTTCAACCAAGGTTACAACTTTGCAGAAGCTGTTAACTTTGCTCCACCAGACTGGCTTAAAGTTGGAAGGGACTGCataacacattataaaaacttGAAAAGGTTCTGTGTGTTTTCACATGATGAGCTGATTTGCAAAATGGCACTTGAAGGTGATCGCTTGGACTTGGAAACTGCCTTAGAGACACAAAAGGAGCTAGTCCAGGCAGCCCGTGATGAAGGACACTTACGAGCATTGATGGCTACCAAAGGTCTGAAGAATGTCTGCAGAACTGCATTTGAACTTCTAGGTGATGATGAGCGATTATGTGAAGTATGTAAAACAACATGCTTCTTGTCTTCTGTGTACTGTGGCAATTGTAAATTCATGGCATGCCTGTCCCACGCAGAAGATGCATGCAACTGTCCGTTAGAGCAGAAAACTCTAAATTACCGATATGACATGGATGAGCTTCATATAATGCTGCAAACTATTGACTTTAGAGTCAATAGCTTTGACAAATGGATGACTGAAACGAAAAACATTTTGCTTCCAACTGCACCCGACATTGGACGTCTCCAAAAATTAAAGAACTTGGTAGATGAAGCAGATGAACTTAAAATACCAAAGTGCTCATTATTGTCACAGCTAAAAGAAGAGTATACTAAAGCAAGTGATAATGTTGAACCAATTGTAATAGAATTAGATGATGATTGA